In the Helianthus annuus cultivar XRQ/B chromosome 11, HanXRQr2.0-SUNRISE, whole genome shotgun sequence genome, one interval contains:
- the LOC110886274 gene encoding UBX domain-containing protein 1 has product MAGVSLKCGDCGALLKSVEEAQEHAELTKHTDFSESTEAVLNLVCSTCGKPCRSKTESDLHTKRTGHTEFTDKTSETTKPISLEVPKSSNDVDMVDASSAGEPEEMVVPDVDSKLLEELESMGFSKERATRALHFSGNSSLEAAANWIVEHEDDADIDQMPLVSAKSKSEPPKPSLTPEERKAKAQELVERARKKKEEEEKRMEREREKERIRIGKELLEAKRMEEENERKRIIALRKAEKEEERRAREKIRQKLEEDKAERRRKLGLPAEDPTAPKPPPPVVEEKKSSLPIRPATKAEQMRECLRSLKQSNKDDEARVKTAFNTLLTYVKNAATKPDEEKFRKIRLSNAAFQDRVGKLEGGIKFLELCGFEKVEGDEFLFLPRDKIDRAVLNSAGTELNSAINNPFFGVL; this is encoded by the exons ATGGCGGGAGTATCACTGAAGTGCGGCGACTGCGGAGCTCTACTGAAATCCGTTGAAGAAGCACAAGAACACGCAGAACTCACCAAACACACCGATTTCTCCGAATCCACTGAAGCTGTTCTTAACCTAGTTTGCTCCACTTGCGGCAAACCCTGCCGATCCAAAACG GAGAGTGATCTGCACACTAAGAGAACTGGTCATACTGAGTTTACTGATAAGACTTCGGAAACGACGAAGCCGATTTCGCTGGAGGTTCCGAAGAGTAGTAATGATGTGGATATGGTTGATGCTAGTAGTGCTGGTGAACCAGAAG AAATGGTTGTTCCTGATGTTGACTCAAAACTACTAGAGGAACTCGAGTCAATGGGTTTTTCGAAAGAAAGGGCCACCCGGGCTCTTCATTTCTCTG GTAACTCGAGCCTCGAGGCTGCTGCAAATTGGATCGTTGAACACGAGGATGATGCTGACATAGATCAGATGCCTTTG GTGTCTGCCAAGAGTAAATCAGAGCCTCCCAAGCCTTCTCTTACTCCTGAAGAACGAAAAGCAAAAGCGCAAGAGCTAGT GGAACGAGCTCGGAAaaagaaagaagaggaagaaaagagaatGGAAAGAGAAAGGGAGAAG GAGCGAATTCGAATCGGTAAGGAATTACTTGAAGCAAAGCGTATGGAggaagaaaatgaaagaaaacG TATTATAGCCTTACGCAAAGCAGAAAAAGAAGAGGAGAGAAGAGCTAGAGAAAAAATCCGACAGAAGTTGGAAGAAGATAAG GCAGAAAGAAGGAGGAAGCTTGGATTACCTGCAGAAGATCCCACCGCTCCAAAACCACCACCACCTGTAGTCGAAGAAAAGAAG AGTTCGTTGCCCATCAGGCCTGCTACAAAAGCAGAGCAAATGAGAGAATGTTTAAGATCTCTAAAGCAGAGCAATAAG GATGATGAGGCAAGAGTGAAGACAGCGTTTAACACCCTTCTGACTTACGTCAAGAACGCTGCAACTAAGCCCGATGAGGAGAAATTTCGCAAGATCAGACTTAGTAACGCTGCCTTTCAG GATAGAGTTGGGAAATTGGAAGGTGGCATAAAGTTTCTTGAGCTGTGTGGATTCGAAAAGGTTGAAGGGGATGAGTTCTTGTTTTTGCCAAGAGACAAAATCGATAGAGCAGTGTTAAATTCAGCTGGGACAGAGTTGAACAGTGCCATAAATAACCCGTTCTTCGGGGTTCTGTGA